The following proteins come from a genomic window of Polaribacter dokdonensis:
- a CDS encoding helix-turn-helix and ligand-binding sensor domain-containing protein produces MIKSLKIFLFTVFFTFSNSYAQEIPPINKYTPEIYGAENQNWAISQNSKKYIYVANNKGLLEFNGASWQLYATPNETIMRSVKCHEDLVYTGFYMDFGFWQKDDFGQLKYSSIVKQNNITMLEDEQIWEICELDGWVIFKSLERIYLYNIESKDFKIINATDSILKISRVENRIYFQELGKGVFVIENGQPKLISDHEILKESRVVEILNKNGTLFFVTQKDGFFYLENKLLEKWTPSSTDLLATKTIYSAKQLKNGNLILGTISSGIIKINQTGDVIYHITQDVGLSNNTVLSIFEDLENNIWLGLDNGINTINLKSPFKQFLKNENFWGTIYASIIYEDYLYIGTNQGLYYKRNNSVDPFMLIENTEGQVWSLQVFNDTLFCNHDSGTFTISNNRANIIEGTFGSWQLKQVNKSTLILGNYEGLYVIKSLNGIWQLKNKIEGFANSSRYFEIINKDKIFVNHEYKGVFKLDVDGKLEKIIKIVKDKSVEKGIHSSLINYNNNILYSCKKGIYKYDEKKDTFLRDSVYSQLMPEEKFLSAKLINDKANNKLWSFTKDDIRYLIPGKFSNQPDLEVISIKGSLFKGASGYENLLNLKDEIYLVGTTEGYLVIDLNLVKEPADFYINIDKVLNNEIDDSQEYVKLNNNQVFDKRKNSFQFFYSVPNYSKSSSVKYQYKLEGLNSKWSSLSLSNNFLFKNLDAGDYTFKVRASLDGKLSENVASYSFEILKPWYFSNTLILIYIILFLVFLYILHLFSRRYYKKQREELIEKSRIELELKELESSQKIIKLNNDKLRSNIESKNRELATSTMSIIKKNEFLNTIKQELTSNGNSGIPKVIKFIDKNLNNTDDWKMFQEAFNNADKKFLKKIKAKHPELTPNDLRLCAYLRLNLSSKEIAPLLNISPRSVEVKRYRLRKKINLPHDANLTNYILEI; encoded by the coding sequence ATGATCAAAAGTTTAAAAATTTTCCTCTTTACTGTGTTTTTTACTTTTTCTAATAGTTATGCTCAAGAAATTCCACCAATAAATAAATACACACCTGAGATTTATGGAGCTGAGAATCAAAACTGGGCTATTTCACAAAACTCAAAAAAATACATTTACGTTGCAAATAATAAGGGCTTATTAGAATTTAATGGTGCTTCTTGGCAATTGTATGCTACTCCAAATGAAACCATTATGCGTTCTGTAAAGTGTCATGAAGACTTGGTGTACACAGGTTTCTATATGGATTTTGGTTTTTGGCAAAAAGATGATTTTGGTCAATTAAAATATTCATCTATTGTAAAGCAGAATAACATTACTATGTTGGAAGATGAGCAAATCTGGGAAATTTGTGAGTTAGATGGCTGGGTAATTTTTAAATCTCTAGAAAGAATTTACCTATACAATATAGAAAGTAAAGATTTCAAAATAATTAATGCTACAGATAGTATTCTAAAAATTTCTCGAGTTGAAAATAGAATTTACTTTCAAGAATTGGGTAAAGGTGTTTTTGTTATCGAAAATGGTCAACCAAAATTAATTTCAGATCATGAGATTCTAAAAGAAAGCAGGGTTGTTGAAATTTTAAATAAAAATGGAACCCTATTTTTCGTAACCCAAAAGGATGGCTTTTTCTATTTAGAGAACAAGTTACTTGAGAAATGGACTCCAAGTTCAACTGATTTATTAGCTACAAAAACAATATATAGTGCAAAACAATTAAAGAATGGTAACTTAATTTTAGGTACAATTTCAAGTGGAATTATAAAGATTAATCAAACAGGAGATGTTATTTATCATATTACACAAGATGTAGGCTTAAGTAATAATACAGTACTCTCTATTTTTGAAGATTTAGAAAATAATATTTGGTTGGGTTTAGATAATGGAATTAATACCATCAATTTAAAATCTCCATTCAAACAATTTTTGAAAAACGAGAATTTTTGGGGTACAATTTATGCTTCCATTATTTATGAAGATTACTTGTATATAGGCACTAATCAAGGATTATATTATAAAAGGAATAATTCTGTAGATCCTTTTATGCTTATTGAAAATACTGAAGGTCAGGTATGGAGTTTACAGGTTTTTAATGATACTTTATTCTGTAATCATGATTCAGGTACGTTCACTATTTCTAATAATCGAGCTAACATTATAGAAGGAACTTTTGGCTCTTGGCAATTGAAACAAGTAAATAAATCAACACTTATATTAGGTAATTATGAAGGTTTATATGTCATTAAATCTTTGAATGGTATTTGGCAGTTAAAAAATAAAATTGAAGGTTTTGCAAACTCAAGTAGGTATTTTGAGATTATCAATAAAGACAAAATCTTTGTAAATCATGAATATAAAGGTGTTTTTAAATTAGATGTTGATGGTAAATTAGAAAAAATCATTAAAATAGTTAAAGACAAATCTGTAGAGAAGGGTATTCATTCCAGTTTAATTAATTACAACAATAACATATTATATTCTTGTAAAAAAGGTATTTATAAATATGATGAAAAGAAAGATACATTTTTAAGGGATTCAGTTTACAGTCAATTAATGCCTGAAGAAAAATTCTTATCTGCAAAGTTGATCAATGATAAAGCAAATAATAAACTATGGTCTTTTACAAAAGATGATATTAGATATTTGATTCCTGGTAAATTTAGTAATCAGCCTGATTTGGAGGTTATTTCTATTAAAGGGTCTTTGTTCAAAGGGGCATCTGGTTATGAAAATTTATTAAACCTTAAAGATGAAATTTATTTGGTAGGTACAACAGAGGGCTATTTAGTAATTGATTTAAATTTGGTAAAAGAACCTGCTGATTTCTATATAAATATAGACAAGGTTTTAAATAATGAAATTGATGATTCACAAGAATATGTGAAGTTAAACAATAATCAGGTTTTTGATAAAAGAAAAAATAGTTTTCAGTTTTTTTATAGTGTACCTAACTATAGTAAAAGTTCCTCAGTAAAATATCAGTATAAATTAGAAGGATTAAATTCAAAATGGAGTTCTTTATCACTAAGCAATAACTTCTTATTTAAAAACTTAGATGCAGGTGATTATACTTTTAAGGTAAGAGCATCTTTAGATGGCAAGTTGAGTGAGAATGTAGCCAGTTATTCTTTCGAGATTTTAAAGCCATGGTATTTTTCTAATACGTTAATACTTATCTACATTATTCTGTTTTTAGTCTTTTTATACATTTTACATTTGTTCTCTAGAAGATACTATAAAAAGCAAAGAGAAGAGCTGATAGAAAAATCAAGAATAGAGTTAGAGTTAAAGGAATTAGAATCTTCACAGAAAATTATAAAGCTAAATAATGATAAGTTAAGAAGTAATATAGAAAGTAAAAATAGAGAGTTGGCTACGTCTACAATGAGTATTATTAAAAAGAACGAATTCTTAAATACTATAAAACAAGAGCTTACTTCAAATGGTAATTCAGGTATTCCTAAAGTTATTAAGTTTATTGATAAAAACCTGAACAATACAGATGATTGGAAGATGTTTCAAGAAGCATTTAATAATGCTGATAAAAAGTTTCTAAAAAAGATTAAAGCTAAACATCCAGAGTTGACTCCAAACGACTTAAGACTTTGTGCATATCTTCGATTAAACCTATCATCTAAAGAGATTGCTCCTCTTTTAAATATATCTCCTAGAAGTGTAGAAGTAAAACGTTATCGTTTACGTAAAAAAATTAATCTACCTCATGATGCTAACTTAACAAACTACATTTTAGAAATATAG
- a CDS encoding SusC/RagA family TonB-linked outer membrane protein encodes MQSQTMNVKGVVKDALNGDVLPGVSISIKGTTIGTQTDFDGMYSLSNVKSGSVLVYNYLGYEVKEVVVNQETIDVLLTQATESLDEIVVIGYGTQSKKEVTGAVSVVSSATIEDLNPTRIEQALQGQVAGVNITQSSGSPGAGSNIRIRGVSTNGDSRPLILLDGRVIEDLSVVNPSDIESINILKDASAGIYGVRAANGVILVTTKSGRKNTDFQSILNISTGFQNTTREIPLLNATEYALLANEAFAANGEALPFASVSGLGQGTNWQNSVFETAPIYSIDYTLNKGTEKSTFSLGLSVTSQDGIVGGSKANFNRRNIRFNFDTDITDNLKFTSSTIYTNTNKKNLIENALGSILFNALNMPPTTPVRDSSGNFSLPPAIGTGIEVANPLAQIDNANNRNWVNKISGSYGLSYKFLDYFTAETRYQANYAVSTSNTYNKIANFGNNNVFNVDLGSFTDFSQSFFDYTFDAFINYERVYNDVHSVKAMVGTSVFKTIGRFQTILTSNAEGDDLNSVIIGTPVLNGDGLEIFRNNNNGDNLVFDSRLLSYFTRLQYAYDSKYLFSAVLRRDGSTNFGPKNKFGFFPTASVGWVASEEDFLQDSNIVSFLKFRASYGIIGNDRIPGFRFVSVLNGEAEYVFDNQLVQGIALGPIANPEIKWEEQKPLDIGVDLELFNKVNITMDYFKKTTEDLLVSAQTSGIIGVAAPGSSVPVVNAGTVVNSGFEFAIGYRESISEDFDFNVNYNFTTLNNEVTFVGNSTGIIEGGSFGVGQDPPSRMEAGFPIGYFYGYQTDGLFQTQADVNSHATQTNAAPGDLRFKDVNGDGIIDADDRTYIGDPIADVTMGLNLSFNYKNFDFNAYAFASIGNEIVRNYERTLPLTNRATYFLDRWTGPGTSNTVPRVTTGATGNNLFSDFFVEDGSFLRLQSVQLGYSVGDATLEKLKFNKLRFYVSASNLFTLTKYKGYDPTTSNGAPIGGGIDQGFYPSPKTFLFGMNVNF; translated from the coding sequence ATGCAATCACAAACGATGAATGTAAAAGGTGTTGTAAAAGATGCTTTAAATGGTGATGTTTTACCAGGAGTAAGTATAAGTATTAAAGGAACTACTATAGGTACCCAAACAGATTTTGATGGTATGTATAGTCTTTCAAATGTAAAAAGTGGGTCAGTTTTAGTTTATAACTATTTAGGTTATGAAGTAAAAGAGGTTGTAGTTAATCAAGAAACAATAGATGTTTTGTTAACTCAGGCAACTGAGTCATTAGATGAAATTGTAGTTATTGGTTATGGTACACAAAGTAAAAAAGAAGTTACAGGTGCAGTTTCTGTAGTTTCTAGTGCTACTATAGAAGACTTAAATCCAACAAGAATTGAACAAGCTTTACAAGGGCAAGTTGCAGGTGTAAATATTACACAATCATCAGGTTCTCCAGGAGCAGGTTCTAATATTAGAATTAGAGGTGTTTCTACAAATGGAGACAGCAGACCTTTAATTTTATTAGATGGAAGAGTTATTGAAGACTTAAGTGTTGTTAATCCATCAGATATTGAATCTATCAATATTCTTAAAGATGCATCTGCAGGTATTTATGGAGTTCGTGCAGCAAATGGTGTGATTTTAGTAACAACAAAGTCAGGTAGAAAAAACACAGATTTTCAATCTATATTAAATATTTCAACTGGTTTTCAAAATACAACTAGAGAAATTCCACTTCTTAATGCAACAGAGTATGCTTTGTTAGCCAATGAAGCATTTGCTGCAAATGGTGAAGCTTTACCTTTTGCAAGTGTAAGTGGTCTTGGTCAAGGTACAAATTGGCAAAATTCAGTTTTCGAAACTGCACCAATTTACAGTATTGATTATACTTTAAATAAGGGTACAGAAAAATCTACGTTTTCTTTAGGGCTTTCAGTAACAAGTCAAGATGGTATTGTTGGTGGTAGTAAAGCTAACTTTAATAGAAGAAATATCCGTTTTAATTTTGATACTGATATTACAGATAACTTAAAATTTACTTCTTCTACAATTTATACAAATACAAACAAGAAGAATTTAATAGAGAATGCTTTAGGTTCTATTTTATTTAACGCTTTAAATATGCCACCAACTACTCCAGTTAGAGATAGTAGTGGTAATTTCTCTTTACCTCCAGCTATAGGAACAGGTATAGAAGTAGCAAACCCATTAGCTCAAATAGATAATGCTAATAATAGAAATTGGGTAAATAAAATTTCTGGAAGTTATGGTTTAAGTTATAAATTCTTAGACTATTTTACAGCAGAAACAAGATATCAAGCAAATTATGCTGTTTCTACTTCTAACACCTATAACAAGATTGCAAATTTTGGTAATAACAATGTTTTTAATGTAGATTTAGGTTCTTTTACAGATTTTAGTCAAAGCTTTTTTGATTATACATTTGATGCTTTTATCAATTATGAAAGAGTATATAATGATGTACATAGTGTAAAAGCAATGGTTGGTACTTCAGTATTTAAAACTATTGGTAGATTCCAAACTATTTTAACAAGTAATGCAGAAGGAGATGATTTAAATAGTGTTATTATTGGTACTCCTGTTTTAAATGGAGATGGTTTAGAGATCTTTAGAAACAATAATAATGGAGATAATTTAGTTTTTGATAGTAGATTATTATCTTACTTCACTAGATTACAATATGCTTATGATAGCAAATATTTATTCTCAGCTGTTTTAAGAAGAGATGGTTCTACTAATTTTGGACCAAAAAATAAATTTGGTTTTTTCCCTACAGCTTCTGTTGGTTGGGTAGCATCAGAAGAAGATTTTTTACAAGATTCAAATATTGTTAGTTTCTTAAAATTTAGAGCAAGTTATGGTATCATTGGTAATGATAGAATACCAGGATTTAGATTTGTATCTGTATTAAATGGAGAAGCTGAGTATGTTTTTGATAATCAACTAGTTCAAGGTATTGCGTTAGGTCCTATTGCAAACCCAGAAATTAAATGGGAAGAGCAAAAACCTTTAGACATTGGTGTCGATTTAGAGTTATTCAATAAGGTAAATATTACTATGGATTACTTTAAGAAAACTACTGAAGATTTATTAGTTTCTGCACAAACATCAGGTATTATTGGTGTTGCAGCTCCTGGTTCATCTGTTCCTGTTGTTAATGCTGGTACAGTTGTAAATTCAGGATTCGAATTTGCAATTGGTTATAGAGAATCAATATCAGAAGATTTTGATTTTAATGTAAACTACAATTTTACAACTTTAAATAACGAAGTAACTTTCGTAGGTAATTCTACAGGAATTATTGAAGGAGGTTCATTTGGTGTAGGTCAAGATCCACCTTCAAGAATGGAAGCTGGTTTTCCAATTGGTTATTTTTATGGTTACCAAACAGATGGTTTATTCCAAACTCAAGCAGATGTAAACTCACATGCAACTCAAACTAATGCTGCTCCTGGTGATTTAAGATTTAAAGATGTAAATGGAGATGGAATTATTGATGCAGATGATAGAACTTATATTGGAGATCCAATTGCAGATGTAACAATGGGTTTAAACTTATCATTCAATTATAAAAATTTCGATTTTAATGCTTACGCTTTTGCTTCTATTGGAAATGAAATTGTAAGGAATTACGAAAGAACTCTACCATTAACTAATAGAGCAACTTATTTCTTAGACAGATGGACAGGGCCAGGTACAAGTAATACTGTGCCAAGAGTAACAACTGGTGCAACTGGTAATAACTTATTCTCAGATTTCTTTGTAGAGGATGGTTCTTTCTTAAGATTACAAAGTGTTCAATTAGGTTATAGTGTAGGAGATGCAACATTAGAAAAGTTAAAGTTTAATAAACTAAGATTTTATGTGTCTGCTAGTAATTTATTTACACTTACTAAATACAAAGGTTATGACCCAACAACATCAAATGGAGCACCAATTGGTGGGGGTATAGATCAAGGTTTTTACCCAAGTCCAAAAACATTTTTATTCGGAATGAATGTTAACTTTTAA
- a CDS encoding RagB/SusD family nutrient uptake outer membrane protein, which produces MKTINIKKYLVAVLFLGFTISCSDDFVDVQPAGDNSEDFFNSEEDYQNALIGAYDMLQSSYLNVMLGEIASDNTLAGGESATDVLGIQEVDDMTHTPQNVQLRDIWSWMYAGVNRANYILEFKDKTDFTGKEQVLAEATFLRAYYYFELVKWFGDVPLAVDKRIEFGEQFTIDRTPKSEIYTQLEADLTFAANNLPYVQTTPGRVTKGAAQALLGKIYLFQQKYDEAAAVLDDLILNGPHDLVTDYNSIFEEAGENNIESVFEVQYFEGQGAGFGCLQCSEGNVAVGFSGIRNYTGPEFSSGFSFNVPVQEAYDAFEAGDLRRDVAILDINAWAASTGATFGEGYEHTGYFNRKYLPRTRSSNAQGDRNLTNPNNYRAIRFADVLLMAAEAFNRSSSPNDTKAQAYLNRVRERAFGNSTRNIVATGDNLYNNILEERRTELVGEGHRFFDLVRTGRAAQSINGFVAGKHEVFPIPAIEIQLAGDRWSQNPNY; this is translated from the coding sequence ATGAAAACAATAAACATAAAAAAATATTTAGTCGCAGTTTTATTTCTAGGGTTTACTATTTCTTGTAGTGATGATTTCGTAGATGTACAACCTGCAGGAGATAATTCAGAAGACTTTTTTAATTCAGAAGAAGACTATCAAAATGCATTAATTGGTGCATATGATATGTTACAATCTAGTTACTTAAATGTAATGTTAGGTGAAATCGCCTCAGACAATACTTTAGCTGGGGGTGAGAGTGCTACAGATGTATTAGGTATACAAGAAGTAGATGATATGACTCATACACCTCAAAATGTTCAGTTAAGAGATATTTGGAGCTGGATGTATGCAGGTGTTAACAGAGCAAACTACATCTTAGAGTTTAAAGATAAAACAGATTTTACAGGTAAGGAACAAGTATTAGCAGAAGCTACTTTTTTAAGAGCTTACTATTATTTTGAATTGGTAAAATGGTTTGGAGATGTACCTTTAGCAGTAGATAAAAGAATTGAATTCGGAGAACAATTTACCATTGATAGAACTCCAAAATCTGAAATTTACACACAGTTAGAAGCAGATTTAACTTTTGCAGCTAATAACTTGCCTTATGTCCAAACAACTCCAGGTAGAGTTACAAAAGGAGCTGCACAAGCTTTATTAGGTAAAATTTATTTATTTCAACAAAAATATGATGAAGCTGCAGCAGTATTAGATGACTTAATTTTAAATGGTCCTCATGATTTAGTTACAGATTACAATTCAATTTTTGAAGAAGCAGGAGAAAATAATATAGAATCAGTTTTTGAAGTTCAATATTTTGAAGGTCAAGGAGCAGGTTTTGGTTGTTTACAATGTTCAGAAGGAAATGTTGCAGTAGGTTTTAGTGGAATTAGAAACTATACTGGTCCAGAATTCTCATCTGGTTTTAGCTTTAATGTTCCAGTTCAAGAAGCGTATGATGCTTTTGAAGCAGGAGATCTTAGAAGAGATGTAGCAATTTTAGATATTAATGCGTGGGCAGCTTCAACAGGTGCAACTTTTGGAGAAGGTTATGAACACACAGGTTATTTTAATAGAAAGTATTTACCTAGAACAAGAAGTTCTAATGCACAAGGAGACAGAAATTTAACAAATCCAAACAACTATAGAGCAATTCGTTTTGCAGATGTATTATTAATGGCAGCAGAAGCTTTTAACAGAAGTTCTTCTCCAAACGATACTAAAGCACAGGCTTACTTAAATAGAGTAAGAGAAAGAGCTTTTGGAAACAGTACTAGAAATATTGTAGCAACAGGTGATAATTTGTACAATAATATTTTAGAGGAAAGAAGAACTGAATTAGTAGGTGAAGGTCATAGATTTTTTGATTTGGTAAGAACGGGTAGAGCTGCTCAATCAATAAACGGATTTGTAGCTGGCAAACATGAAGTTTTTCCAATACCAGCAATTGAAATTCAATTAGCAGGAGATCGTTGGTCACAAAATCCTAATTATTAA
- a CDS encoding PKD domain protein → MKNIYKFFFLLLVVVACEEDLRDTSFADNMAPPSEVTASYAITQDNTGSVTITPTAQGAVSFEIFFGDNSDSATLNQGESVEHIYAEGTYQVIVAASNLAGDVVETVQQLVVSFQAPQNLVVVLENDVAVSKQVNITATADFAAMFEFNSGETGVSQPVVSGNIGETISYVYANPGTYSVVVTAKGGAIATTDFAVDFEVTEILAPTEAAPVAPARNDTDVVSIFSDVYTDVTLNELPTSWSAGNFEATSVDSDNVWKLTTLDFLGIVTNYDTGIDLSGMEMMHIDYWVPEGTTNELFVKIVNTVDGGEDIESLGTTVGGSWQSIDIDMTGFDGGNLANKEKITQILIDSDGIAGNVYVDNFYFYKAPSSIVTSTVQDFEGTAPTFTVFGNIAATEVIANPDASGENTSANVAKLTKTAGSEVWAGTFFETSTPLDFNNYSKISVKTWSPKTGAQVKLKLENADASVTHEVDMNTTVSNSWEELLYDFSAAPAADYVRVVIFFDFGNAGDDSVYYYDEINLVDDSGVSAGLTFQDFEGTAPTFTVFGNIADTQVITNPDQSGINTTANVAQLTKTAGSEVWAGTFFEVGSALDLNNYSKISVKTWSPKSGAVVKLKLENADASVTHEVDLNTSVANSWEELTYDFSAAPTGDYVRVVIFFDFGNAGDDSVYYYDELQLKN, encoded by the coding sequence ATGAAAAATATATATAAATTCTTCTTTTTACTATTGGTAGTTGTTGCCTGTGAAGAAGATTTAAGAGACACGTCTTTTGCAGATAATATGGCACCTCCTTCAGAGGTTACTGCAAGTTATGCTATAACTCAAGACAATACTGGTTCTGTAACCATTACACCAACAGCACAAGGAGCTGTAAGTTTTGAAATCTTTTTTGGAGATAATTCAGACTCAGCAACTTTAAATCAAGGTGAAAGTGTAGAGCATATTTATGCAGAAGGTACTTATCAAGTTATTGTTGCAGCTTCAAACTTAGCTGGTGATGTTGTAGAAACTGTTCAACAATTAGTTGTATCATTTCAAGCACCACAGAATTTAGTAGTAGTTTTAGAGAATGATGTAGCAGTTTCAAAACAAGTTAATATTACAGCAACTGCAGATTTTGCAGCGATGTTCGAATTCAATTCTGGTGAAACAGGAGTTTCTCAGCCAGTAGTTTCTGGTAATATTGGTGAAACAATTTCTTATGTGTATGCTAATCCAGGAACATATTCTGTAGTAGTAACAGCAAAAGGTGGTGCAATTGCAACAACTGATTTTGCAGTAGATTTTGAAGTTACTGAAATTTTGGCTCCTACAGAAGCAGCACCAGTTGCTCCTGCTAGAAATGATACAGATGTGGTTTCTATTTTTAGTGATGTTTACACAGATGTAACTTTAAACGAACTACCAACTTCTTGGTCTGCAGGAAATTTCGAAGCAACTTCAGTTGATTCAGATAATGTATGGAAGCTTACGACTTTAGACTTTTTAGGTATCGTTACAAATTATGATACAGGTATAGATCTTTCTGGAATGGAAATGATGCATATTGATTATTGGGTTCCAGAAGGAACTACAAATGAATTATTTGTGAAAATTGTAAATACAGTTGATGGAGGAGAGGATATCGAATCTTTAGGAACTACAGTTGGTGGTTCATGGCAAAGTATTGATATTGATATGACTGGTTTTGATGGTGGAAACCTTGCAAACAAAGAAAAAATTACACAAATCTTAATCGATTCAGATGGAATTGCTGGTAACGTATATGTAGATAATTTCTACTTTTACAAAGCACCATCAAGCATAGTAACTTCTACTGTTCAAGATTTTGAAGGTACAGCACCAACGTTTACTGTATTTGGTAATATTGCAGCTACAGAGGTTATCGCAAATCCAGATGCTTCTGGTGAAAACACTTCAGCAAATGTTGCTAAACTTACAAAAACTGCTGGTTCAGAAGTTTGGGCAGGTACATTTTTCGAAACTAGTACACCTTTAGACTTTAACAATTATAGTAAAATAAGTGTAAAAACATGGTCTCCAAAAACAGGAGCACAAGTAAAGTTAAAATTAGAAAATGCAGATGCATCTGTTACTCATGAAGTAGATATGAATACAACTGTTTCTAATTCTTGGGAAGAATTATTGTACGACTTTAGTGCTGCACCAGCTGCAGATTATGTAAGAGTTGTAATTTTCTTCGATTTTGGAAACGCAGGTGATGATTCTGTTTATTATTATGATGAAATTAATCTAGTTGATGACTCAGGTGTTTCTGCAGGTTTAACCTTTCAAGACTTTGAAGGTACTGCACCAACATTTACAGTATTTGGTAATATAGCAGATACACAGGTTATTACAAACCCAGACCAATCAGGAATTAATACAACTGCAAACGTTGCACAATTAACAAAAACTGCTGGTTCAGAAGTTTGGGCAGGTACTTTTTTTGAGGTTGGTTCGGCTTTAGACTTGAATAACTACAGTAAAATTAGTGTAAAAACTTGGTCTCCAAAATCAGGAGCTGTAGTAAAGCTTAAATTAGAAAATGCAGACGCTTCAGTTACTCATGAAGTAGATTTAAATACTTCAGTTGCAAATTCTTGGGAAGAATTAACATATGACTTTAGTGCTGCTCCAACAGGAGATTATGTAAGAGTAGTAATTTTCTTCGATTTTGGAAATGCAGGAGATGATTCTGTTTACTATTATGATGAATTACAATTAAAGAATTAA
- a CDS encoding glycoside hydrolase family 2 TIM barrel-domain containing protein has product MKTSTKFFLLFLVCLFVLNNNAQNQTKVSIVSNDLGMKLKVNGADFMINGMNWDYIPIGTNYSYSLWSQSDEFIKKALESEMSLLKDMGVNAIRVYTGIQPKWITYIYKNYGIYTMLNHSFGRYGVTINEVYKPVTDYRDEATKKLLLDEVSSLAKEYKNTEGLLLYLLGNENNYGLFWAGSETEDFPDDAEMKKAMGEKRGRPMYQLFNEAALLMKKIDANHPIAMCNGDVLFIDIIAEDCKDVDIYGTNMYRGKSFGDAFQKVKDKLNKPILFTEFGVDAFNALNKEEDQKMQSFYLTENWKEIYANAYGLGKTANSIGGFTFQFSDGWWKLGQTINLDVHNEEANWTNKGYDLDTKNNSKNMNEEWFGIAAKGFSNDEGLYQLYPRAAYYVLQRVHQINPYEKGITAKKIENKICKINQKKALKKGLKNKMLLESKQ; this is encoded by the coding sequence ATGAAAACATCTACTAAATTCTTTTTATTATTTCTTGTTTGCTTATTTGTTCTTAACAATAATGCTCAAAATCAAACTAAAGTTTCTATTGTTTCTAATGATTTAGGAATGAAACTTAAAGTCAATGGAGCAGATTTTATGATAAATGGTATGAATTGGGATTATATTCCAATTGGTACTAATTATTCATATAGTTTATGGAGCCAATCAGATGAATTTATTAAAAAAGCATTAGAAAGTGAGATGTCTTTATTAAAAGATATGGGAGTTAATGCAATTCGTGTGTATACAGGAATTCAGCCAAAATGGATTACTTATATCTACAAAAACTATGGTATTTATACTATGTTAAATCATTCTTTTGGCAGATATGGAGTTACCATAAATGAGGTATACAAGCCAGTTACTGATTATAGAGATGAAGCAACTAAAAAACTATTACTAGATGAGGTTTCTAGTTTGGCAAAAGAATATAAAAATACTGAAGGGCTTTTACTCTACCTTTTAGGAAATGAGAATAACTATGGTTTATTCTGGGCAGGTTCAGAAACAGAAGATTTTCCTGATGATGCAGAAATGAAAAAAGCAATGGGTGAAAAAAGAGGACGACCTATGTATCAACTCTTTAATGAGGCTGCATTGTTAATGAAAAAAATAGATGCTAATCATCCTATTGCCATGTGTAATGGAGATGTTTTATTTATAGACATCATTGCAGAAGATTGCAAAGACGTAGATATCTATGGCACAAATATGTATAGAGGTAAATCGTTTGGAGATGCTTTTCAAAAAGTGAAAGACAAATTAAACAAACCAATTCTTTTTACAGAATTTGGTGTAGATGCTTTTAATGCGTTGAATAAAGAAGAAGACCAAAAAATGCAATCTTTCTATTTAACAGAAAATTGGAAAGAAATTTATGCAAATGCTTATGGTTTAGGTAAAACAGCTAATTCTATTGGAGGCTTTACCTTTCAATTTAGTGATGGATGGTGGAAATTAGGGCAAACCATAAATTTAGATGTACATAATGAAGAGGCAAATTGGACGAATAAAGGCTATGATTTAGATACTAAAAACAATAGCAAAAACATGAACGAAGAATGGTTTGGAATTGCAGCAAAAGGTTTTTCTAATGATGAAGGTTTGTATCAATTATACCCAAGAGCAGCTTACTATGTTTTGCAGAGAGTACATCAAATAAATCCTTATGAAAAAGGAATTACAGCAAAGAAAATAGAAAATAAGATTTGTAAAATAAATCAGAAAAAGGCTTTAAAGAAAGGCTTAAAAAATAAAATGCTTTTAGAGAGCAAACAATAA